One genomic window of Hippocampus zosterae strain Florida chromosome 12, ASM2543408v3, whole genome shotgun sequence includes the following:
- the LOC127611968 gene encoding tetratricopeptide repeat protein 21B-like isoform X1, with product METKDTAMALIKYYCNEKYFNHVATATATAQKKFRNEPVFSVFRAYGTLMQGDVRQAAAELDAIRDRSDVSLCSLMALAYAEKKKRSPDRDVIRELESKIRDGRKTTSPQSLYYAGMFLWLLGRNDKAREYIERMIKLSNGSKEGIILKAWIDVTCGKDDYARKAGKYFDEGLKDGPDAFVLMGKVQYFEYCQNYSGALEVVNKAIASFPGFIPALVKKMTLFLNLQDWEQTTEAAVRVLQMDTNNLDALCMLTLHALCINGDIVESTKHLSNLMKSLDLQEPHNPELAYRMSLAFSRVCGRNEMVLERVFTMVEKAFGVTQDNADLAAELGYLMVLQGKIKEAVKWYKTAMTLDEMSLTALTGLIWCQLIEGCLEEAEKDLEFLTEIQQSTGKSGEILYLLALVAIKKHHPQEEITKLLKDAVETHFSTVQGLPLGLEYFQKLNPDFLFQVVKEYLALCPTKPSAQGQSAVPQLRHCATLLDAVVKIVPGLLQGVFLQAKVRYHSGDVDGAQNSLQHCLEQCPSHTDAHLLMAQIHLLRGNFTLCFQSLELCLSHNFEIREHPLYLLVKAQAKKKMGELTEAIQILQTAMNLPGVCRAGSSAKSKMQTIELSSADCLSIFLELAEGLRLTNKQQEAAKVMQDAINKFSGTPEELRVTIANVDLALLHGDTELALNMLRNITPEQLYYIQAKEKMADIYLNHKKDKRLYVSCYREILDKLPSPHAYVLLGEAYMRILEPEKAIEVYGHALEKAPEDGALVSKFGKFLIKTHYFDKALHYYEAALKTGQQNLRYDLAELLMKLKQYERCESVLLDALSHKPVNDLCALSDDCRYLMLLAKVQNRVDKAEEALISLQRARDVQAKVLKRVQLEQPDSFDGQKQLAAKICREIAQHYASQRVYDRAIEFYKEALAHCETDHKLMLELARIFLTLDEVDACQEQCNVILKNDQFNQDATLMMADIMFRRKDDEQAISFYRQLLESKPEHFSTVSRLIDLLRKAGKLEDMPRFFERMEKYSTRVTFEPGFNYCKGLYLWYTGEANAALHHFNQARKDTRWGQKAVHKMIEIYLNLNNDMMGMELCNLDFRIGSSAEKQEVERVAVTTAHQLLKEIKPETPGEHLKLRILENYCLMATKQKANIEKALSVFTEIATNVEAHVPALLAIATAFMMLKETPQARNQLKLIGKMTWNIVDADEFEKSWLLLANIYIHSGKYDLADDLLNRCLSHNKSCCKAYEYRGFIMEKEQAFRDAAFNYKLAWKYGNQFSPTVGYKLAWNYLKSKQNFDAIDVCHKVLATHPNFSKIKIDILDKACVALRP from the exons ATGGAGACTAAAGACACAGCAATG GCTTTGATTAAATATTATTGCAATGAAAAATACTTCAATCATGTTGCGACTGCCACAGCAActgcacaaaagaaatttcGCAATGAGCCTGTCTTCAGTGTCTTCCGTGCATATGGCACATTAATGCAAG GTGACGTTCGACAAGCTGCAGCCGAGTTGGATGCGATAAGGGATAGATCCGATGTGTCTCTCTGCTCCCTCATGGCACTCGCCtacgccgaaaaaaaaaagaggtctcCAG ACAGAGATGTTATTCGCGAGCTTGAAAGTAAAATCAGAGACGGTCGCAAAACTACAAGTCCTCAGAGTCTGTACTACGCTGGGATGTTTCTTTGGCTGTTGGGCCGAAATGATAAAGCGAGGGAATACATAGAGCGAATGATTAAACTCTCCAATGGATCGAAAGAG GGGATAATCCTGAAAGCATGGATAGATGTGACATGTGGGAAAGATGACTACGCCAGAAAAGCTGGAAAATACTTTGATGAAGGGCTGAAGGACGGACCGGATGCCTTTGTACTGATGGGAAAG GTACAATACTTTGAATATTGTCAAAACTACTCTGGAGCATTAGAGGTGGTCAACAAGGCCATTGCCAGTTTCCCCGGTTTCATACCTGCTCTCGTTAAAAAGATGACACTATTTTTAAACCTCCAAGACTGGGAGCAAACCACAGAGGCAGCGGTCAG GGTCCTGCAAATGGATACAAACAACCTGGATGCTTTGTGTATGCTAACTTTGCATGCATTATGTATCAACGGCGATATTGTTGAG TCAACAAAGCATCTTTCCAACCTCATGAAAAGTCTGGACTTGCAGGAGCCACACAACCCAGAACTCGCTTACAGGATGTCTCTCGCATTCAGTCGAGTT TGTGGACGAAATGAGATGGTGCTTGAGCGCGTGTTCACAATGGTGGAAAAAGCATTCGGCGTGACTCAAGATAATGCCGATTTAGCAGCGGAGTTGGGCTACCTGATGGTGCTTCAGGGTAAAATCAAGGAGGCCGTCAAGTGGTATAAGACGGCCATGACGCTGGATGAGATGAGCCTCACCGCGTTGACGG GTTTAATTTGGTGCCAGCTGATTGAGGGCTGCCTGGAAGAAGCGGAGAAAGATTTGGAATTTCTGACGGAAATTCAACAAAGCACTGGAAAATCAGGG GAAATCCTCTACCTGCTTGCACTTGTGGCAATTAAAAAGCACCATCCCCAGGAGGAGATAACCAAGCTCCTAAAAGACGCCGTGGAAACCCACTTCTCCACCGTCCAGGGTCTACCTTTAGGTTTGGAGTACTTCCAGAAGCTGAATCCTGACTTCCTCTTTCAGGTTGTCAAGGAGTATCTCGCTCTGTGTCCTACAAAG cCTTCAGCTCAGGGACAGTCTGCAGTTCCTCAGCTCAGGCACTGCGCTACCTTGTTGGATGCAGTGGTCAAGATTGTGCCAGGCCTCCTTCAAGGGGTTTTCCTGCAAGCCAAAGTCAGATATCACTCCG GCGATGTCGACGGCGCTCAGAACAGTCTACAGCACTGTCTGGAACAGTGTCCTTCTCACACGGACGCGCATTTGCTCATGGCTCAGATCCACTTGTTGCGCGGCAATTTCACTTTGTGTTTCCAGTCGCTTGAACTCTGCCTCAGCCATAACTTTGAG ATTCGAGAGCATCCGTTGTACCTGCTGGTCAAGGCTCAAGCAAAGAAGAAAATGGGCGAGCTGACCGAAGCCATTCAGATTCTGCAAACGGCAATGAATCTTCCCGGCGTCTGCAGGGCTGGATCATCAGCTAAATCCAAGATGCAAACGATCGAATTGAGTTCTGCAGATTGCTTGTCGATCTTCTTGGAGTTAGCTGAGGGGTTGCGGCTCACCAATAAACAG CAAGAAGCAGCCAAGGTGATGCAGGACGCCATCAATAAGTTCTCCGGCACTCCCGAGGAGCTTCGAGTGACTATCGCCAACGTAGATCTCGCTTTGTTACACGGCGACACGGAGTTGGCACTCAATATGCTCCGAAACATTACACCTGAGCAGCTCTACTACATCCAAGCCAAGGAGAAAATGGCAGACATTTACCTGAACCACAAAAAGGATAAGCGTCTTTATGTGAGCTGCTACAG GGAAATATTGGACAAGCTACCCAGTCCTCATGCATACGTCTTACTCGGGGAAGCTTATATGCGTATTTTAGAG CCAGAGAAAGCCATTGAGGTCTACGGGCACGCTCTGGAGAAAGCGCCGGAAGATGGCGCTCTAGTCAGCAAGTTTGGCAAATTTCTGATCAAGACTCATTACTTCGACAAG GCATTACATTATTATGAAGCTGCACTGAAGACCGGACAACAGAACCTCCGCTATGACCTGGCCGAGTTGCTGATGAAGCTGAAGCAATACGAGCGCTGTGAGAGTGTTCTGCTTGATGCTCTCTCCCACAAACCAG TGAACGATCTATGTGCACTATCAGATGATTGCCGTTATCTAATGTTGTTGGCAAAGGTCCAAAATAGGGTTGACAAAGCCGAAGAAGCCTTAATATCCCTACAGAGG GCGCGGGATGTACAAGCCAAAGTGCTGAAGCGGGTGCAATTAGAGCAACCTGACAGCTTTGACGGCCAGAAGCAGCTGGCTGCCAAGATCTGCCGTGAGATCGCTCAACACTACGCCAGTCAAAGAGTCTACGACAGAGCCATCGAATTCTACAAAGAGGCTCTTGCGCATTGTGAAACCGATCACAAG TTGATGCTGGAGTTGGCACGGATATTCCTCACGCTAGATGAAGTTGATGCATGCCAGGAACAATGTAACGTCATCTTGAAGAATGACCAGTTTAATCAAGATGCAACTCTG atGATGGCTGATATTATGTTCAGGAGAAAGGATGATGAACAAGCAATTTCCTTTTATCGGCAGCTATTGGAGAGCAAGCCAG AACACTTCTCAACTGTGTCACGTCTCATTGACTTGCTGAGGAAGGCAGGGAAGTTGGAAGACATGCCCAGGTTTTTTGAGAGGATGGAAAAATATTCGACCAGAGTCACGTTTGAACCTGGTTTTAACTACTGCAAAGGACTTTATCTTTG GTATACAGGAGAAGCTAATGCTGCTCTGCATCATTTCAACCAGGCCCGAAAAGACACCAGGTGGGGTCAAAAGGCTGTCCATAAGATGATTGAAATCTACCTGAACCTCAACAATGACATGATGGGAATGGAATTATGTAATCTAGATTTTAGAATTGG GAGCTCGGCTGAAAAGCAGGAAGTGGAGAGGGTTGCGGTGACAACAGCTCATCAACTTTTGAAGGAAATAAAGCCAGAAACACCCGGAGAACACTTAAAGCTTCGTATCCTGGAGAACTACTGCTTAATGGCCACAAAACAGAAGGCCAATATAGAGAAAGCCCTCTCTGTTTTTACGGAGATCGCAACTAATGTG GAAGCTCACGTGCCAGCCCTGTTGGCCATCGCAACGGCTTTCATGATGTTGAAAGAAACTCCCCAAGCCAGGAACCAATTAAAACTTATAGGAAAGATGACCTGGAATATTGTTGACGCGGACGAGTTTGAGAAGAGTTGGCTGCTCCTAGCGAACATCTACATCCATTCGGGGAAGTATGACTTGGCAGATGACCTCCTAAACAGATGTCTTAGCCATAACAAG TCTTGCTGTAAGGCGTATGAGTACAGAGGATTCATCATGGAAAAAGAGCAGGCATTTCGTGATGCAGCATTCAACTATAAACTGGCTTGGAAATACGGAAATCAGTTCAGTCCAACTGTTG GATATAAACTTGCTTGGAACTacttaaaatcaaaacagaattttgACGCCATAGATGTCTGCCATAAG GTGCTTGCTACTCATccaaatttttcaaaaattaaaatagacaTCTTAGACAAAGCTTGTGTTGCCTTGAGGCCATAG
- the LOC127611968 gene encoding tetratricopeptide repeat protein 21B-like isoform X2, with the protein METKDTAMALIKYYCNEKYFNHVATATATAQKKFRNEPVFSVFRAYGTLMQGDVRQAAAELDAIRDRSDVSLCSLMALAYAEKKKRSPDRDVIRELESKIRDGRKTTSPQSLYYAGMFLWLLGRNDKAREYIERMIKLSNGSKEGIILKAWIDVTCGKDDYARKAGKYFDEGLKDGPDAFVLMGKVQYFEYCQNYSGALEVVNKAIASFPGFIPALVKKMTLFLNLQDWEQTTEAAVRVLQMDTNNLDALCMLTLHALCINGDIVESTKHLSNLMKSLDLQEPHNPELAYRMSLAFSRVCGRNEMVLERVFTMVEKAFGVTQDNADLAAELGYLMVLQGKIKEAVKWYKTAMTLDEMSLTALTGLIWCQLIEGCLEEAEKDLEFLTEIQQSTGKSGEILYLLALVAIKKHHPQEEITKLLKDAVETHFSTVQGLPLGLEYFQKLNPDFLFQVVKEYLALCPTKPSAQGQSAVPQLRHCATLLDAVVKIVPGLLQGVFLQAKVRYHSGDVDGAQNSLQHCLEQCPSHTDAHLLMAQIHLLRGNFTLCFQSLELCLSHNFEIREHPLYLLVKAQAKKKMGELTEAIQILQTAMNLPGVCRAGSSAKSKMQTIELSSADCLSIFLELAEGLRLTNKQQEAAKVMQDAINKFSGTPEELRVTIANVDLALLHGDTELALNMLRNITPEQLYYIQAKEKMADIYLNHKKDKRLYVSCYREILDKLPSPHAYVLLGEAYMRILEPEKAIEVYGHALEKAPEDGALVSKFGKFLIKTHYFDKALHYYEAALKTGQQNLRYDLAELLMKLKQYERCESVLLDALSHKPVNDLCALSDDCRYLMLLAKVQNRVDKAEEALISLQRARDVQAKVLKRVQLEQPDSFDGQKQLAAKICREIAQHYASQRVYDRAIEFYKEALAHCETDHKLMLELARIFLTLDEVDACQEQCNVILKNDQFNQDATLMMADIMFRRKDDEQAISFYRQLLESKPEHFSTVSRLIDLLRKAGKLEDMPRFFERMEKYSTRVTFEPGFNYCKGLYLWYTGEANAALHHFNQARKDTRWGQKAVHKMIEIYLNLNNDMMGMELCNLDFRIGSSAEKQEVERVAVTTAHQLLKEIKPETPGEHLKLRILENYCLMATKQKANIEKALSVFTEIATNVER; encoded by the exons ATGGAGACTAAAGACACAGCAATG GCTTTGATTAAATATTATTGCAATGAAAAATACTTCAATCATGTTGCGACTGCCACAGCAActgcacaaaagaaatttcGCAATGAGCCTGTCTTCAGTGTCTTCCGTGCATATGGCACATTAATGCAAG GTGACGTTCGACAAGCTGCAGCCGAGTTGGATGCGATAAGGGATAGATCCGATGTGTCTCTCTGCTCCCTCATGGCACTCGCCtacgccgaaaaaaaaaagaggtctcCAG ACAGAGATGTTATTCGCGAGCTTGAAAGTAAAATCAGAGACGGTCGCAAAACTACAAGTCCTCAGAGTCTGTACTACGCTGGGATGTTTCTTTGGCTGTTGGGCCGAAATGATAAAGCGAGGGAATACATAGAGCGAATGATTAAACTCTCCAATGGATCGAAAGAG GGGATAATCCTGAAAGCATGGATAGATGTGACATGTGGGAAAGATGACTACGCCAGAAAAGCTGGAAAATACTTTGATGAAGGGCTGAAGGACGGACCGGATGCCTTTGTACTGATGGGAAAG GTACAATACTTTGAATATTGTCAAAACTACTCTGGAGCATTAGAGGTGGTCAACAAGGCCATTGCCAGTTTCCCCGGTTTCATACCTGCTCTCGTTAAAAAGATGACACTATTTTTAAACCTCCAAGACTGGGAGCAAACCACAGAGGCAGCGGTCAG GGTCCTGCAAATGGATACAAACAACCTGGATGCTTTGTGTATGCTAACTTTGCATGCATTATGTATCAACGGCGATATTGTTGAG TCAACAAAGCATCTTTCCAACCTCATGAAAAGTCTGGACTTGCAGGAGCCACACAACCCAGAACTCGCTTACAGGATGTCTCTCGCATTCAGTCGAGTT TGTGGACGAAATGAGATGGTGCTTGAGCGCGTGTTCACAATGGTGGAAAAAGCATTCGGCGTGACTCAAGATAATGCCGATTTAGCAGCGGAGTTGGGCTACCTGATGGTGCTTCAGGGTAAAATCAAGGAGGCCGTCAAGTGGTATAAGACGGCCATGACGCTGGATGAGATGAGCCTCACCGCGTTGACGG GTTTAATTTGGTGCCAGCTGATTGAGGGCTGCCTGGAAGAAGCGGAGAAAGATTTGGAATTTCTGACGGAAATTCAACAAAGCACTGGAAAATCAGGG GAAATCCTCTACCTGCTTGCACTTGTGGCAATTAAAAAGCACCATCCCCAGGAGGAGATAACCAAGCTCCTAAAAGACGCCGTGGAAACCCACTTCTCCACCGTCCAGGGTCTACCTTTAGGTTTGGAGTACTTCCAGAAGCTGAATCCTGACTTCCTCTTTCAGGTTGTCAAGGAGTATCTCGCTCTGTGTCCTACAAAG cCTTCAGCTCAGGGACAGTCTGCAGTTCCTCAGCTCAGGCACTGCGCTACCTTGTTGGATGCAGTGGTCAAGATTGTGCCAGGCCTCCTTCAAGGGGTTTTCCTGCAAGCCAAAGTCAGATATCACTCCG GCGATGTCGACGGCGCTCAGAACAGTCTACAGCACTGTCTGGAACAGTGTCCTTCTCACACGGACGCGCATTTGCTCATGGCTCAGATCCACTTGTTGCGCGGCAATTTCACTTTGTGTTTCCAGTCGCTTGAACTCTGCCTCAGCCATAACTTTGAG ATTCGAGAGCATCCGTTGTACCTGCTGGTCAAGGCTCAAGCAAAGAAGAAAATGGGCGAGCTGACCGAAGCCATTCAGATTCTGCAAACGGCAATGAATCTTCCCGGCGTCTGCAGGGCTGGATCATCAGCTAAATCCAAGATGCAAACGATCGAATTGAGTTCTGCAGATTGCTTGTCGATCTTCTTGGAGTTAGCTGAGGGGTTGCGGCTCACCAATAAACAG CAAGAAGCAGCCAAGGTGATGCAGGACGCCATCAATAAGTTCTCCGGCACTCCCGAGGAGCTTCGAGTGACTATCGCCAACGTAGATCTCGCTTTGTTACACGGCGACACGGAGTTGGCACTCAATATGCTCCGAAACATTACACCTGAGCAGCTCTACTACATCCAAGCCAAGGAGAAAATGGCAGACATTTACCTGAACCACAAAAAGGATAAGCGTCTTTATGTGAGCTGCTACAG GGAAATATTGGACAAGCTACCCAGTCCTCATGCATACGTCTTACTCGGGGAAGCTTATATGCGTATTTTAGAG CCAGAGAAAGCCATTGAGGTCTACGGGCACGCTCTGGAGAAAGCGCCGGAAGATGGCGCTCTAGTCAGCAAGTTTGGCAAATTTCTGATCAAGACTCATTACTTCGACAAG GCATTACATTATTATGAAGCTGCACTGAAGACCGGACAACAGAACCTCCGCTATGACCTGGCCGAGTTGCTGATGAAGCTGAAGCAATACGAGCGCTGTGAGAGTGTTCTGCTTGATGCTCTCTCCCACAAACCAG TGAACGATCTATGTGCACTATCAGATGATTGCCGTTATCTAATGTTGTTGGCAAAGGTCCAAAATAGGGTTGACAAAGCCGAAGAAGCCTTAATATCCCTACAGAGG GCGCGGGATGTACAAGCCAAAGTGCTGAAGCGGGTGCAATTAGAGCAACCTGACAGCTTTGACGGCCAGAAGCAGCTGGCTGCCAAGATCTGCCGTGAGATCGCTCAACACTACGCCAGTCAAAGAGTCTACGACAGAGCCATCGAATTCTACAAAGAGGCTCTTGCGCATTGTGAAACCGATCACAAG TTGATGCTGGAGTTGGCACGGATATTCCTCACGCTAGATGAAGTTGATGCATGCCAGGAACAATGTAACGTCATCTTGAAGAATGACCAGTTTAATCAAGATGCAACTCTG atGATGGCTGATATTATGTTCAGGAGAAAGGATGATGAACAAGCAATTTCCTTTTATCGGCAGCTATTGGAGAGCAAGCCAG AACACTTCTCAACTGTGTCACGTCTCATTGACTTGCTGAGGAAGGCAGGGAAGTTGGAAGACATGCCCAGGTTTTTTGAGAGGATGGAAAAATATTCGACCAGAGTCACGTTTGAACCTGGTTTTAACTACTGCAAAGGACTTTATCTTTG GTATACAGGAGAAGCTAATGCTGCTCTGCATCATTTCAACCAGGCCCGAAAAGACACCAGGTGGGGTCAAAAGGCTGTCCATAAGATGATTGAAATCTACCTGAACCTCAACAATGACATGATGGGAATGGAATTATGTAATCTAGATTTTAGAATTGG GAGCTCGGCTGAAAAGCAGGAAGTGGAGAGGGTTGCGGTGACAACAGCTCATCAACTTTTGAAGGAAATAAAGCCAGAAACACCCGGAGAACACTTAAAGCTTCGTATCCTGGAGAACTACTGCTTAATGGCCACAAAACAGAAGGCCAATATAGAGAAAGCCCTCTCTGTTTTTACGGAGATCGCAACTAATGTG GAAAGATGA